The genomic window gagaaaattgcaatactcagtgacagtcaggccgccctcaaggccatctcagcatttgaaataaaatcagcactagtccttgagttcgtggaaaagctgaatcaactaggagcacacaatgaactactgttggcctgggttcctggccacaggggagtcgaggaaaacgagcaggcggacagcctggccagagaagcagcaacgatacgacctattggtcctgagccattcctgccagtaggcccacaggaaattagggggcatctattagctgaagaaaaggaaaagagggaagaacactggcgtaatatgccaggcctgagacaatctaagctactgttagggggttactgcacaactcgatacagggcatttataggcctctcgaaaaataacctatgaattctaacagctattcttacaggacactgtagactgaacagccacatgcaaaagctgggtataatatcgaacaacacatgccgattttgtgatcgatcagcggagacggcggaccatatcctcctggagtgtgatgcaatctcaagacgtagagctaagtttatgggctcaccatggccagagcattctcacatcaaactCCTCAAGTCAGGtaaactgctagggttcatcagtaatgtcggcttggatgaggtgttgtgaagcagatgagggcacaatagaccaatggtcgcagtgcgatcctcaattaattatctatctatctaacacccttttccttatggtccacccctgttgaaacagcaagtttccttggactcccgttagagaatattgatgacaatttgtgatcggtcgcggctgttaggtggggcgaagcattgctacaacaaaaacaacaaccagagaaacaccttgaaacgttatggAGTAACTATTCGGCAAAGGAtcccgccctcgaaatcataagtagtccaagtggatattattgcgtaactcataggtgaaaatagtataatcctacataattaaaatttacaaggaccctggatatcttttttttaaatgcagaccaaaatttgcagacgattgtgttcgaaacattgatttcaatagtcttcgctaaaccaaaacgatattttagaatgaaagtcgaccgattttaagatgttaaggttatacgcTCAGTTCAAACAGTTCAAAACGTTTGCTTCATCAGTTTTAGTGTTCTTGTGAAGGACAAAGCCtcgcctggtaaatatatgtgcctacgtattcacatatgtaacaggatCCGAAACGTGTAGGTAacatttaaacttggttgataggctagaatcactgtgattcactccaagggactagttgggatagggccgccaacttaaGGAAATGtcaacctactaaaggattttgcataactgatttcGCAATGTTGTTTAcgcgggttgttgttgttgtagtagtgctttgAAGGGATCGATAAGCGCAGAACAAAGCTAATGGCTTCCGCtgcccaattatcaacctcacctacccatggggAATCCTCTTGCAAATATTAATGTATATATATAGCAGTCGTGGCTTTGGCGAACCCCAGGTTCCTTATAGAACTAGGGAAATGGGGCTGGATGGCCCGAAACCCTTCGGAGATTGtctctatcgctacaacaacaacaataacagcgtGGTATTGCAGAAGGTCTATGTACTGGTTTGCGATTTTCTACACAACATTTGAATAATGTAGCACAGTGTACGGCTTAGTTTTTAGATTAATTTTTATTCGTGAAATGCGTTATTTAGAAAaaactgaatataaaaaaatagcTTGAATTAAAAAATTGGTATGTCCATCATTGTACTGCTTTTTTATCTGCGCCCACGTGCAGCTAATTTGGCATTTACTGTACGCGTCACCGCTGAAACACCCTCTTCAAATTTTGTACGGAACAAAACATTAGCGTTATTAAACATGCCATCCTTCAATGAAACGATTATAAATTGTGAACCTGTAAAATGTGCTTTCAACATGTTGCCTATATTTTGTGTATGTGACATATCTAATGCAGCATCAACTTCATCGAGTATATAAAGGGGAGCAGGTGAAAACTTCAGCATAGCCAAAACAAGCGATAAAGCAACCAGCGAACGTTGACCACCTGATAGCTCACTAAGCGACTCCTTCCATACACCGTTGAAACCAACATTTATTTCAAGACCAAGCAATTGACCCGATTGTTTGACAGGATGAAGACGCGCTTGTGCACCTTGCAATAGAGTGCTAAATATGCTGCTAAAGTTCTCGTCAACAACTTTCCATGCCTTCTCCACTTTCTCACGTTTTTTTTCATccattttacaaataatatttttaattttttctttatcttgttcaacaatttttttaCGACGCATTGTCTCCTGATATTGTTCCTCTTCACGATCCAGCAATATCATTGCACGCAAATTTATGTGCCGCTCCATTTTATCCTTTTGTTCTCGCATTACTGTCAATTTTTGGCCTGCCTCAATTGGATCCTCTTTTGAGTAATCATATCGGGTGTTCTTTGTGCCAAAAAATTCGCGGTCCTCCAATATCCATGGATATTTCTCTTCGAGCGATTCGATTTTGCGGAATGAGTCTTTACTATCGTTACGTACTTTATTcacttcattttcttttttcttaatttccaaAGTCATTTCTTGACTGTTTTTAGCCAGTTTGTCTTTCTTAATTAATAGATTCTTTAGCTCTTTATTTTGTGAGTTAATTTTATCCTTTTGTTCTTTTATTCGTTCCTTCAGAGCAGCTACTTGATCTGCGATGGTTGTGCTACTAGCATGCAATTCTTCCAAACTTGTTTTCATTTTAGTAATATTTTCCTTCATAGCGTCACGTTGTTCTGTAGTCGTTCTAATACTCTTATGTAATTCATCTATTTCTAATTGTAATGTTTCAAATTCTTGTTCGCGTGTTTTCCAGTTGTTGCGCGACTCCTCCGACTTCTTTTTTGCTTGCTGCATAGCTTCAGATGCAGCTTTCAATTCACGTTCACGGAAACCTTTAGCATCAGCAAGTTTTGCTTCGATATCTTTGATTTTGTTGCGCGCAGTTTTTTGTGTTTCTCGTGCTTTAGTAAGGTCACCTTCGAGAGTTTCGATTTGATGTTGTAACGCCTTTATCTCTTCTTGATTTTGTTGGAATGTGCTTTGCGCTAAACGCTGTTGACACGCATTCAATTCATGCTGGCGTAACTCTAATTGTTCCTTGATGCGATTATAGTTGCGAGCTGACTCTGTCACCATGCTACAGAAGAGAAATACAGCTAATAAATGCACGAATATACTTACAAATGGAAATTATAAGCACAAACCGTAATTGTTGCTCAACATCATGCAACTCCTTCTTGCGTATCGCGATTTCTCTTTCCAATCTCTTTATTTCAGCTAACTCTGCCAACACATTGCTGCCCTTTGGACGTGACCCACCCGAAAGAGTACCCTGTGGATCAACAACGTCCCCTTCTAAAGTAACGGAGCGTGAGTATATGTTTCGATGATATGTAACCTTTTTGGCAATGTTCAAATCACGACACACTAAAGTGTGACCAAAAACGAATTTCATTACTGGCTCAAAGCAACGATCATATTCGACTAACGACAAGGCAGATTGTACATTCTCCTTTCCAACCTGAGAGGAAAAAAAATCAGGTAGGTATACATACATAGGTAGTTTCTATGCGCACGAAGTaacaaaatttcaaagaaaaataaaaagcgcTGTGCCTGATCGTATCACCTTCTACCCCCAAAAACTCACCATCTATTCAAAAACTAATATCCAATAGCAAACTGGCTAAATAAATTGAAACCAGCTTCAACAAGTACCAAGGTGACTTCAAAGCTAGCGAGAGCAAGTAATGATTCCTTCGCGAATGTACAGACTTATCTAATCTTAAAAGGTTCTATTTGTGAGACGGATGCATCCGCACCCCAAACATACATACACCAACAAATCAATAACCCGGTATCCGGAACGCTCTTTGCGAAGATTTCAATGGAAATGGCGCAGGTGCGGCTTTCACCACGAGCCATTTCATTTGATTATTATGCCAAACTTCTGAAGTGTTCGGATACCGTTGCCGCTAAAACCACTCCTATAACATAAAGGCAGAGAAGAAAGCCAAGAGCAGTTTGGGTCATCTTGCATTTAAGTGGAAAAGGCGCTTAAAAAGTCGcatgtataaaaaattaataagtttTTCACTTACCAAATTTTGAGCAAAATCCACCACACTCTGATCAATGGGATGAGAAGTAATTTTATTCATTGGTATAATAGTGACACGATGCTGCAGTTGACCcttttgtagaatttttttgcTGGTTATATCGTCATCAGTAACATAGCTGTATAGCTAGAAGAGAAAGTAAGAGTGATATTTCTTAGATTTTTTACAGCAAGAAATAGACACACTTACGCTGCCACCTGCGGTCATCATTAGAGCCAAGTTATTCTTTTCGTCGCGTACATTAAATAGCTTGCCAACCATGCCACGCATTTTGGAACGATCGAAATTAGGTTCAGGATCACGATATTGCAGTTCGTAACGATAAGCATTACGCCGATCTAGCTGGTTCTTAAAATCGCGTATTTCCTGTTGTAATACATTTTTGCGTTCCTGCAACGCCTCAAAACTACCATCCTCATAATCGATTGCTGACATTTTTTGGCCTAGACCTTGTATTTCACGTTCTAACTTTTCACATAGCTGTTGATCTTTAGCGTAGATTCCATCTTTTGAATTTTTATCATTCTCACGTTGCTTCAAGACATTTTTACAATGTGATAACTCCATGGTCGATGTTTTAAGTGTAGTCTCAGCTTGACTAAGTTGCTGTTTTGCATCTGTGGATAGATTAGGACTTTTATATTAACCAAATAAATATGCATATTAATGTCAGTCTGCAACTTACTTATCAGCTGATCTTGTAATGAGCACGACTGTCCATCGTCATCCACCGATAAACCTTGTGTAACAGCTTCAAATTTCTTCTGTGCATCATCATATGCACGCGCATCCTGCTCATCAGCTTCTTTCAGACTCTGAAAAAGGTCATGCACTTTGGCCATTTGCATTTCTTTGGCTTTAAGCGCTTTCTCGTCTTCTGTTATATTCTTCTCTAAGGTGCGTAACTTTTTCTGCTCTTGATCGATACTAGTTTGTGCTGATTTCAAACTGCCTGACACTTTGCCTTCCTCCACCACATGTTTGGTCAGTTGTTCTTCTATTTCTTTCAATGCACCTCCACTATCGGAATCTATTTGAGTTTGTACTTGTTTTGCTGCTTCCTCAATGCGTTCAGTTTCCGCATTATTATCTTTTATGGCATTTTTACAAGCTTCAATGCGATTAgttaatttttcaatattttgttcaATAGAACGTAGCGCATCCTTCTGTTTGGTATAACGAAAGGATATGTGTATGCGTGTTAAATATTCAATATCGCGACATATCTTTTGAAATTCTAAATATGCTGAACGTTCCTGGCGTAGTTTCTCCAATTTGGGTTCGACTTCTTCCTGTAGGAGAGTATTTGTTTCGCGCACTTTAGCATCCTTCTTTTCAATTAGCTTATTGGTGGCCTCGCGTTTTGTCTCATACATACTTGTACCTGCTGCTTCTTCGATCATTGATAATATTTCTTGTGGTTTCATATTCAACACCTTTGTTATACGTCCTTGCATAATCAAAAAGTTTGGATTATTTACATTCAGCTGGACAGAGCAAAAGAAATCCGAGACTTTCTTATTTTGCACAAGCTTGCCATTAATCAGGTATTTGTTTTTGCCACCGACAACAATTTGCCTTGTAACAGAGATTTCGCGACATTTTTCATAGCCCAACGGGCATTGATTGGGATCTGTATTGTCAAATATGAGTGTAACTGTGGCCTTGGTAACACCGGCTTGGCCACTTTTGTAAACGAGATCTTGCAGTGAGGCGGCGCGTACCTATGAATGAGATTAAGCAATGCATCTTGCAAGGATCTTGTTAAATATTGGTAAATACCTGGCCTAAATTCATTATACCAAGCACAAAACATATTGAATCCAATATATTCGATTTGCCGGTACCATTCAATCCTGTGATCGCTGTGAATTCACTATCGAAACCATGAATTTCAGTGCGTCGCCCGTAGGATTTGAAGCCATCTATTATGACCGACTTAATATACATTTCACTTCTCCTAATGCCCGTGGTGACTATAACTTCGCCAATtctgtaaacaaaaaaattttaccaatccaATTAGCACGCTTTCTTTCCCGCCTGCAATGGCGTACTTCAGCTTAACTGGCTACGTTAAACTATACAAAATGAAAATGGCCTTACCAAATTACGCAGAAAACTGTTACTGAATTCACACAAGCAATATTTTTAGTAGTAAACAAATAATAATTTTGGCAAATAAAACTTTAGCaactagtgatggaacgatatttcactataggtgattgcatcgccgcgaaTGAAAAATAGCTATAGTGATAGCAATTGCGTCATCAGGGGCAATTCTATCcaataaagctggagtcattggtgccgtagcCGTATGTCgaatcgctgtatccgtatcccttaagcggcaaatacacgacacgaacatttccgcgaacattcccgttatgtcatgtttctgcgaccttttctgtcgcaTTAAGTAATTTGCGTGTTAAGctagagacattggtgctttatcggtaaccgtatcggtgaccttttaacagctgattcgaccaaccttatgagaatcaatgcaatcgattattggtgccggtaaggtcgtaaccgtatcgtagccaaccaattgggttttggtttaccgtcgtaacgataaacagctgattacgttagggatacggatacagcgatacgacatacggcaccaatgacttcggTTTTATTAATGGACTCTACTCATGCGgtttgagaataaaatggcggacAGTGCGTGAGTCGAAatgacaaaaattttattaaaaatatttaaaaatacttacGAATTGTGCGCGTTATCAGTTCATCGTAAAAATATGCAAGTTGTGCGAAGAAAGATTAATTTGCTATCGGgcaaaaatcataaaaaacaataaaataaaaatatacacttTGTGCAAGAATATACATATAATTGCTATCGGGCATAATCAAATTTAACATTAATATGTTAATAAATTCATTCAACACTTTATGTCTCACTTTAATTATTATTCAAACAGTCTGGCAACAACACCAGAGTACTAGCGAGTTTTGCATATTGCTTCACATCCGGTACTTTACCttccttatactgttttcacacagatgcttaatgatctcatttcaccttctaatgaaatcgtaaattttttgctttcacacagaagtaactgctcgattagtatgaaggatgaaatgtcaagcgaataaaatgacaatgctatatgacagacaatcatggcgatacaaggtggcagcatggtgacatacctacaaacataaaaaaattccatgtacttgtaaattcgatggacaaatgtcaaaatcgtactgcgccggtagttgatgtatcaaatcaaataaaaagggttataatcagctgttcaatGCGGCCACCTtgcatcgttccgccatgtagacaatgacatttactttgacaaatgacatttttaagcactgaacactcCAAaaactaaagcccccattactgatacttagcatagacttggcttgactt from Eurosta solidaginis isolate ZX-2024a chromosome 3, ASM4086904v1, whole genome shotgun sequence includes these protein-coding regions:
- the SMC2 gene encoding structural maintenance of chromosomes protein 2, which encodes MYIKSVIIDGFKSYGRRTEIHGFDSEFTAITGLNGTGKSNILDSICFVLGIMNLGQVRAASLQDLVYKSGQAGVTKATVTLIFDNTDPNQCPLGYEKCREISVTRQIVVGGKNKYLINGKLVQNKKVSDFFCSVQLNVNNPNFLIMQGRITKVLNMKPQEILSMIEEAAGTSMYETKREATNKLIEKKDAKVRETNTLLQEEVEPKLEKLRQERSAYLEFQKICRDIEYLTRIHISFRYTKQKDALRSIEQNIEKLTNRIEACKNAIKDNNAETERIEEAAKQVQTQIDSDSGGALKEIEEQLTKHVVEEGKVSGSLKSAQTSIDQEQKKLRTLEKNITEDEKALKAKEMQMAKVHDLFQSLKEADEQDARAYDDAQKKFEAVTQGLSVDDDGQSCSLQDQLINAKQQLSQAETTLKTSTMELSHCKNVLKQRENDKNSKDGIYAKDQQLCEKLEREIQGLGQKMSAIDYEDGSFEALQERKNVLQQEIRDFKNQLDRRNAYRYELQYRDPEPNFDRSKMRGMVGKLFNVRDEKNNLALMMTAGGSLYSYVTDDDITSKKILQKGQLQHRVTIIPMNKITSHPIDQSVVDFAQNLVGKENVQSALSLVEYDRCFEPVMKFVFGHTLVCRDLNIAKKVTYHRNIYSRSVTLEGDVVDPQGTLSGGSRPKGSNVLAELAEIKRLEREIAIRKKELHDVEQQLRMVTESARNYNRIKEQLELRQHELNACQQRLAQSTFQQNQEEIKALQHQIETLEGDLTKARETQKTARNKIKDIEAKLADAKGFRERELKAASEAMQQAKKKSEESRNNWKTREQEFETLQLEIDELHKSIRTTTEQRDAMKENITKMKTSLEELHASSTTIADQVAALKERIKEQKDKINSQNKELKNLLIKKDKLAKNSQEMTLEIKKKENEVNKVRNDSKDSFRKIESLEEKYPWILEDREFFGTKNTRYDYSKEDPIEAGQKLTVMREQKDKMERHINLRAMILLDREEEQYQETMRRKKIVEQDKEKIKNIICKMDEKKREKVEKAWKVVDENFSSIFSTLLQGAQARLHPVKQSGQLLGLEINVGFNGVWKESLSELSGGQRSLVALSLVLAMLKFSPAPLYILDEVDAALDMSHTQNIGNMLKAHFTGSQFIIVSLKDGMFNNANVLFRTKFEEGVSAVTRTVNAKLAARGRR